In Sphaerospermopsis torques-reginae ITEP-024, the genomic window GCGCAAGCACCAGAATTAGTAAAAAACCTCATGGAAAGAACCAAAACAGAAATTGAAGATGACAACGAAAAACAAGGTATAATAGAATTATTAGAGACTGTTTTATTGTCAAAGTTTTCACAATTAAGCCGTCAGGAGATAGAAGCAATGTTTTTAGTGAGTGATATTAAGCAAACAAGAGTCTATCAAGAAGCAAAGCAAGAAGGTAAACAAGATGAAGCAATCAACTTACTATTAAGAATGTTATCTAAGCGGTTTGGAAAATTGAGTGCTAATTATATTCAAAATCTCAATAGTTTGAACATAGAACAATTAGAAAAACTAGGAGAAGCATTCTTAGATTTTACAGATATTCATGATTTGGAAATATGGTTACAGTCTGAGATAGGTCGGTAATAAATAAACAGATCCCCGACTTCTGTAATCAATTTATAATTTATAGACATGATAGTAAAAGAAGTCGGGGATCTAAAACTTACTCTAAAACCTACTTTTTATAAGCATTCATCCAATGCAGTAACAAACCTAAACCCCAACCCAAAAGCGGGAAAATAGCCCAAAAATAACCAGAACCAGTGAACAAATTTAACAAAATCAAAAACCCGTTAACAATCAAAAAAACCATGAAATGTGATTTAAACTCTTGCTGTTTTTGATGATTAGACATTTCTTCTTTTTTCACTTCCACTTGTTTTTTTAACCATTCTTTTTCCGCAGCAATGAGAGATTCCGAAGAAACCCCTAACTCTGAAGCGATTTCTATTATTTGTTCTCGCGTAAATTCTCCCTGTTGCTTACGTTTAAATGCTACTTCCAAAATTTGCTGCATTTCCTCTGAATTGTAAGTCATTACCAATACCTAAAAGGGTAAAAAATACTTTTGAGATTTATTTGACATTTACATCTGAAGCGGTAGAAATACAACCTTAAAAAATATTTGACGTTGTTTTTAAAAACAATTTCGTTACATATTCTATCTTTTACATATTAGTTAATACAGTATTTTTAAAGACAGTTTTCTTAATATTGGGAAGGTTTTCTGATAACGAACCGCAGAGGACGCAGAGTTTTTTTAATTTTTAATTCTTCATTCTCACCCATCCTAAACGGTGAGAAATATCTGTAACATTAATGACGGAAGCAACTAATTTATAACAGTATTGTAACTCACTAGGATAATAAGGTTGAAACGGTTCACTTAAACTAATGGTTAATCTAAATTTATCCGGTTCAAAATTTACTAAATCCAATTTTTTTATCACATCTTCACAGGAATATATTCCCTCTTCTAAAACATTCAGTTTCTCTATCCACACCGGATCGGTAATAGGTAAATCATAGAAGTTTTCACATAAAGAAAACAAACATCTAAAAACTTTCTTATTTTGATGATTATATCTAATTTCCCATTCTAACACCTCTGGATTAATCATAGCTAAGGAAGATTTGAGAGGTGTATTTTGTAAATCTTCATAACCTATTTGTTTATCAAAATTACCTAATAATTTCGGTTCTGAAGAACTACGTTTAATTTCTGGTTTAATTAAATTTTTAACTTGTTCTAAACTCGCTTTCCCTAAAATCTGCCATTTATAACTATAATGAATTAGATAATTTTCAGGATGATGACATTGCGGTTCATGTCTAATAAAAGGAATTCTAATAATATCAAATAATTCCGGTTCTTGACCATCTCTAGTTGTCTAATGTTCTGGATATAAAGTCCCATTTCTGCTGTCTGAATCAGGATATCCAGGATTTTAGGATTTACAGGATTCAGACAATTACATCCTGAAATTACTTCAATAATATCTTAATTTCTTTCTTTATCTCCTATATTTTATGCTCAATTTGAGTTAATATGTCATGTTTAGACTGCTTAAAATTTCTCAATATATAGTAAAGCATAGTGATCAATCATATTTAAGAAAGATTAACTTACAAAAAGGACTATTAAGGTTCTTAAATCAATAAGTATTTACACTGATATATATTGAGTCTTAACGCTAAAATAATAGCGTTGTTGTTAGACTCATTTGAGTAAGTGTAGAGCAATATGGATAAAATAGTAGACAAAATAGCTGCTTTAGGTGTACCTGGTTTGGTGTTAGTTGTGGCTATGGCCTTTACAGGATGGGCTGGTGCGGCAGCAATAACAACAGGTTTAGCTGTACTTGGCGGACCTTTTGGTATGCTTGGAGGAATTGCTGTACTTGGGGTTCTTGGTTTGATATCAAAAGGATTGACAGATTATGGTTTTGAAAAAATTTTTCAAGCCACTGTCGAAGAACTGAGAAAAAAAGGAAAGTCCAAATCTGATATAGAACGGGAAGTTGAATCATATCCAATTGGGCGTGATCTGAAATTGAAAATCAAAGATTATTTGAAAACGATTCCCTAGAAAAAAACTTTCAACAAAAGGAAACTAACCAAACATATGAAAATATTAATATTGAGACTCAAAAAACTGATAGGATTCGTGCTTACAGTGAATTAATTAAATCAATATCCAAGTTTATCTGGATTGCTGTAGTTTTGATAATTATTATTCACTTTTGGGGTAGTTTTTCTACTAATCACATTAAGCAAAACATCAATCCAACAACAGTAAATATATCTATTCCTGAACAACAGCAATATCAAATTTCTACTGAAGTTACATCTGCCCTTGGTAAAGCTTTAGTCGCCTCTAGACAATCTGCATCCAATAATTTAGAACAGTGGAAAAATGAGGTGATGCACCGGGTAGATCATCCTTTTCTAGATTGGTACTACAACTACTTTAATCAGTTAGGAATTGGAGCAAAATCTATTTGGATTAATTTGTACTCTATTTCAGAAGAAGAAAAAGCCGAGAAACTAATTGGCAGTTTTCAACAAGAATTTGCTAAACAAGTTTTTCAACCATCGTTAATGCAGCTAGAAATGGAACGTTTTACAAGACAAGCTGTTGATATATATGTTTCAGAAGCAAATCGTAATTTAGCAGGAGTTCAAAGTGCTTATAATATTCCTCAACCTACCTGGGAAAGATTTCTCGAAGGTTTAGGTAGCATAACTTATAATGCTGGAGGACAGCAGCAAGACCTTACACTTAGGGCTGTTTCACGTGGTACAGGCTATTTAGCTACTACTGCAATGATCAAGGCTATTGGTTTTATTGGTACTAAAAAAGTTGTTGCCTCTACAGTGAGTAAAGCAACTTCTAAAGCAGTAACAAAATTAGCAACCAAAACAGCAGCTAAAGCCGCAGCAGAGGGAGGTGGCGAAATGGCAGTTGGTCTTCTAGGATTAGAATTGTTAAATCCAATTGCGGGTTTGGGTATTATTGTTTGGGATGTATGGGATCATTATCATACTGTTCAATTAGAAAGGCCAATTCTACGAGCCAGCCTGGAAAGTTATTTGAATGAGGTCAAGGAGTCATTGCTAAACGATCCAGAGAATGGAATTTTATCTTCGGTCAACAAATTCCACGACGGAATTCTTAATAGTTTGAATAGTAACTTAGGTGTGAGTTGATTTACATTTCTGCATCTAAAGATACCCGACTTCTGAGATTATTAATTTAATCAATTATAAAATTAATCAAAGAAGTCGTGGATCTGAATTTATGAATACTTATAAAATCCTGTAAATCCTAAAATCCTGGACATCTTGATTCAGACAAATTGATAAAATCAATAATCAGATAACGTGCGATCGCCTGTAAATCAATATTCATAAACCAGCATCTTCTTTACTCAGCAGCATCATCATAAATATCCTGAGCAAACATTATACTAAACCTAACCCATCTCAACCAGTATTTGTTAAGTATATTTACATCAACCAGGATGATTTTGATAAAATAGTCTTCATACCTTCTCAAATCACAACTTTTTTAAATCCTGTACATCCTCAAATCCTGGACATCCTGATTCAGACAATCTGCGTTTATCTGCGTTTATCTGCGTTCTTATCCTGAAAATCCTGATTCTGACAAAATGTTAAATTGTTGGCTTTCCCTGCGTCAACCCAACCTACATCTAACAGTTATAATCAAAAAAGTAAATTGATAGCTTCTTAAATCATTATGGAAAACATTACTATTCAAGTTGACCCAGAAATTGCCAAAGCGTACCGGGAAGCAGAACCAGAAAAACAGCAAAAAATCCAAATGTTTTTGAAAACCATGCTGCAAAAAGCAGTCAGTGAAAAACCACTCTTAGACATCATGGAAGCAGCAAGTCAACAAGCAATTGCTAATGGAATCACCCCAGAAATTTTAGAGTCAATTCTCAATGATGAAAACTAACCGATTCGTAATAGATACGAATGTAATTATCAGTGCATTAATTCAAATCTTGCAAATCCTGATTCAAACAAGTTGATAAAATCAATAATCAACTTTACAAAATTACAGGAATACGCTCATCACCTTTTTCCAAAACCAGACGAAAACCACAAGATTGAACTATTTGTAAAAACTTACTAAAGTTAATATCATTTTGCTTTCCAGAACAAATATCTTGAATAACAGCAGGAGAAAGATTAACTTCCTTAGCTAATTGTTCAACAGAAATATAATCATTTTCCATGATAGAAATTAACAATTCTGATAACAAAAACTCCTGATATCCTGATGCAAACTTAGCTTGAAAATCATTATCTTGCATCATTCTATCAAAAGTTGATAACTGTTCATTCTTCTTCATAATATCTTCCTTCCTCATGACGTTGAATAAAATCATTCATATATTTGATAGCTTTTTCTTTCTGATTATTTGGTAATTTTTGTGTTTTTTTCTGAAAAGCATTAGTGACAATAATTTTTTTACCTGTAAAAAAGAAACATAAAAATCTATCTGGTTGTGGTTTAAAAGCGTAAATTTTATCTCCTTCATTGCGAAATTGTTCTTTATTACTTATTTTCCCAAAATCACCAATTCGTTTGACTAAAAATAAAAATTTTAATTGTTGTTGTTCGGATATTTGATTAAAATACTCCAGAGCTTCACTTTCACCATTTTCATCAAAATACCACTCTAATTGAAAAACTAAACCAACATAAATGATATATTCTTTACTCATGATAATAGCATATTTATTTACAAATTAATCAAAGTAACTTAAATAGCATTTGATCAAACCAAACATCCTGTTCGCGCAGCGTGGCGTTAGCCATAAATCCTTAAATCCTGGACATCCTGATTCTTACAAATTGATAAAATCAATAATCAGATAACGTGCGATCGCCCCTAAATCAATATTCATAAACCAGCATCTTTTTTACTGAGCATCATTATAAATAACCTGAGTAAAATTATACTAAACCTAACCTATCTAAACAAGTATTTGTTAAGTGTATTTACATTGAACAGGATAATTTTGATAACATATTTTTCCCACCCGCTCAAATCACAACTTTCTTAAATCCTGTAAATCCTTAAATCCTGGAAATCCTGATTCAGACAATCTGCATTTATCTGCGTTTATTTGCGTTTATCTGCGTTCTTATCCTGTAAATCCTCAAATCCGGGAAATCCTGATTCAGACAATAATTTTGATTTGTAATAATTACTAAAATATTACTTTACATGGCCGCTAAATCTCAGCAATCAGACAAAAAAAGCGGGCTAACCGCTAATGCTTGGTTAACCCGTTCAGCTTTGGGAACGCGCAGAGAAATTCTTATTGCAACACCAACTTAACGTTAGCGTTTTGCAGGCCGCGCTGTTTTACTTCAGCCAAAGTTTTGTTAACGGCGTATTTTTGGTTAATGGAGTTGATCAACTCGGTTTGGTTGTGCTTCTTAGCAACGCCCCACAAATCAGCGATTAAATCAAAAGAACCATCGCTATTGCGAGACCAACCTAAATCGTACTCGCCTTCCAAAACAGCAACGATGTCGGAACGAACACGCTGACCGTTATAACCACGAACATCAGCTTCAGTCTTTACGCTAATACCTAAGTCGCGCAAAGAAGCTTTGAGGATTTCGGCATCGGTGATCTTGGTACGCAGAGTGCTAAAGTGAGACATTTGGGTTTCCTCCAATGAGAAGATTGATGAGAAAAACGACAACGGTTTCTTTATTCAGCGAAGCCGCATTAATTTGGGATTAATTGGGAAGCGGCTTTTTTTTCGTAACCTGTTAGCTTTGTGGGCTAACCTTTCCCCTCTGGCATACAGAGGAAAGCTTTTAGAACTCCATCCGCTGATATTCAGCGACAGAGGAAGCTGCTGGTCTAGCTCGCTGTCTGGCCCAGTCTCTTAAAGCTGTGACCTGTTCTTGCATCGTTCTTGACAGCGGCAAAGTTG contains:
- a CDS encoding 2TM domain-containing protein; translation: MTYNSEEMQQILEVAFKRKQQGEFTREQIIEIASELGVSSESLIAAEKEWLKKQVEVKKEEMSNHQKQQEFKSHFMVFLIVNGFLILLNLFTGSGYFWAIFPLLGWGLGLLLHWMNAYKK
- a CDS encoding helix-turn-helix domain-containing protein; this translates as MKKNEQLSTFDRMMQDNDFQAKFASGYQEFLLSELLISIMENDYISVEQLAKEVNLSPAVIQDICSGKQNDINFSKFLQIVQSCGFRLVLEKGDERIPVIL
- a CDS encoding type II toxin-antitoxin system RelE/ParE family toxin, which codes for MSKEYIIYVGLVFQLEWYFDENGESEALEYFNQISEQQQLKFLFLVKRIGDFGKISNKEQFRNEGDKIYAFKPQPDRFLCFFFTGKKIIVTNAFQKKTQKLPNNQKEKAIKYMNDFIQRHEEGRYYEEE
- a CDS encoding DUF1257 domain-containing protein, coding for MSHFSTLRTKITDAEILKASLRDLGISVKTEADVRGYNGQRVRSDIVAVLEGEYDLGWSRNSDGSFDLIADLWGVAKKHNQTELINSINQKYAVNKTLAEVKQRGLQNANVKLVLQ